Proteins from one Lepidochelys kempii isolate rLepKem1 chromosome 6, rLepKem1.hap2, whole genome shotgun sequence genomic window:
- the SEL1L gene encoding protein sel-1 homolog 1 isoform X2 gives MDLRKRLAWLLCAAALLSCGLATADEEGGQDESLESKTSLPSEEQVGDRSTGTRVVAGQIFLESEESDSPTEDEERYRSQEEEKESMLEELNSLEMSNLLNKNLEDVARQKPVLTAIGGTADSEPCHFPFLFLEKEYVECTADGREDGRLWCATTYDYKRDQKWGFCETEEQSNKRRQMQEAEDVYQTGMKILNESSKKAQKKEAYQYLLKAADMNHTKAMEKVSYALLFGDYLKQNIQSAKELFEKLNEEGSPKGQTALGFLYASGLGVNSSQAKALVYYTFGALGGNLIAHMFLGYRYWGGIGVLQSCESALTHYRLVANHVASDISLTGGTVVQRIRLADEVENPGMASGMLEEDLIQYYQFLAEKGDVQAQVGLGQLHLHGGRGVEQNHQRAFEYFNQAANAGNSHAMAFLGKMYSEGSDIIPQSNETALQYFKKAADMGNPVGQSGLGMAYLYGRGVPVNYELALKYFQKAAEQGWVDGQLQLGSMYYII, from the exons ATGAAGAAGGCGGTCAAGATGAGTCATTAGAATCAAAG ACTTCCTTGCCTTCAGAAGAACAGGTCGGGGACCGCTCCACAGGAACCCGTGTTGTCGCAGGTCAGATCTTCCTTGAGTCAGAGGAATCAGACTCTCCCACTGAAGATGAAGAGCGCTATAGGAGccaagaagaggagaaagagagcatGTTGGAGGAGCTTAACTCTCTTGAAATGTCAAACCTATTAAATAAGAACTTGGAAGATGTAGCAAGGCAGAAACCAG ttttgacagCCATCGGAGGCACTGCAGACAGTGAGCCCTGCCACTTCCCCTTCCTGTTCCTGGAGAAGGAGTATGTAGAATGTACTGCTGATGGGAGGGAAGATGGCAGGCTTTGGTGTGCAACAACCTATGATTACAAGAGAGATCAAAAGTGGGGCTTCTGTGAAA CTGAAGAGCAGTCTAATAAGAGAAGACAGATGCAGGAAGCAGAGGATGTTTACCAGACTGGGATGAAAATCCTTAATGAGAGCAGTAAAAAGGCACAGAAAAAAGA AGCATATCAGTATCTTCTGAAAGCAGCTGACATGAACCATACCAAGGCAATGGAAAAAGTGTCTTATGCTCTATTGTTTGGGGATTACCTGAAGCAAAACATCCAGTCTGCTAAAGAGCTGTTTGAGAAACTGAATGAGGAGGGATCTCCTAAAGGGCAAACG gCTCTTGGATTTCTCTATGCATCTGGCCTTGGTGTCAATTCCAGTCAAGCTAAG GCCCTGGTTTATTACACTTTTGGAGCTCTCGGAGGAAATCTGATAGCGCACATGTTTTTA GGTTACCGGTACTGGGGTGGGATAGGAGTCCTTCAGAGTTGTGAATCTGCTCTCACTCACTATCGACTTGTGGCTAatcatg TGGCTAGCGATATATCTCTGACAGGAGGCACAGTTGTGCAGAGAATTCGCTTGGCAGATGAAGTGGAAAATCCAGGAATGGCCAGTGGGATGCTGGAGGAAGATTTGATTCAATATTACCAgtttctagcagagaaaggagatGTACAAGCACAG GTTGGCCTTGGGCAGTTACATTTACATGGAGGAAGAGGAGTGGAGCAAAATCACCAG AGAGCATTTGAATACTTCAACCAAGCAGCTAATGCTGGTAACTCGCACGCCATGGCCTTTCTAGGAAAG ATGTATTCGGAAGGAAGTGATATCATACCCCAGAGCAATGAGACTGCTCTTCAGTATTTCAAGAAAGCTGCTGATATG GGTAATCCAGTTGGACAGAGTGGGCTAGGAATGGCTTATCTGTATGGAAGAGGAGTTCCAGTG AATTATGAACTGGCATTAAAGTATTTCCAGAAGGCTGCAGAACAAGGCTGGGTAGATGGACAGCTTCAGCTGGGCTCCATGTATTACA TTATTTAA